CCACAACCTGCTCCGCAGTATCGACCTGGCCATCCTCATGGTGACCGAGGACCTGCGCATCCGCCGCTTCACCCCGCGTGCCAAGGAGCTGCTCAACCTGATCGACGCCGACACGGGCCGGCCCCTCACCGATATCCGGCCCAACGTGGAGCTTCCCGACCTCGCCCAGATGATCCGGGACGTGCTCGACATGGTGGGGCCCAAGTGCCTGGAGGTGCGCGATCACGGCGGCAACTGGTACGCGCTCACCGTGCGCCCCTATAAGACCGAGGAGAACCGCATCACGGGCGCCGTGCTGATCTTCTCGGACATCTCGGACTTCAAGACCGACCCGCAGCAGGTGCGCCGGCTGGCGGCGGTGGCGCGCGAGGCGGTCCCCGCCATCGTGCTCGCCGACCTGACCGGCCGCATCCTCGCCTGGAACCGCGGCGCCCACGAGCACTTCGGCTTCACCGAGGCCGAGGCCGCCGAGCGCTCCCTGTGGGGGCTGGTGCCCCCGGACGATCACCAGGCCGCCCGGGCGCTGCTGGAACGGCTGCGCCAGGGCGAGCGGGTTTCCTCCTATACGGCCCGGCGCCTCACCAAGCAGGGAGAGATCCTTTCGGTCTGGGGCTCGGCCATCCCGCTGCGCGACCCCACCGGCCAGGTGTACGCCGCCTCGCTCATGGAGCGTGACATCGCGGCGCTACAGGATTACCCTGTTCCATCTAGGAATAGGCCGTAACCATGAAAGGACGATTCGTGGACCGACGGCGGGTCACGCCGTCGCGCCCATTGCGCTCCCGAAAGCCGCACGGCGGCATCCCCCCGACGGGGATGGCGGTCAGGGGGGGTAACGCAGGCAACCTTTACAAGCCGCAGGTCTTCATGAAGCGCCCGCGCTGCAGGGAAAGGGGGGCTCTCGGGTGGAGCAAGGAGGCCCAGGAGTGTCCTACAGCATGACCGCGGAGAACGAAAACCCGAGCCACGGTGCGACCCCCGACTCCTCGGATCCCGGCTCCGAGAGGCCGGATTCGCAGCGCCAGGGCAGCCTGCTGGCCTATCAGCGGGAGCTGGAGCTGCAGAATGCCGTGCTCCACGAGACCCAGGAGGCCCTGGAGGCGGCGCGCAACCGCTACATGGACCTATACGACTCGGCGCCGGTGGGCTTCGTTACCCTGAGCCCCAACGGTCTGATCCGGGAGGCCAATCTCACGGCGGCGGAAATGCTCGGCAAGGACCGACGGAACCTGCTGGGCCGACCGCTTACCGCGTTCCTCGCCCACGGCCACAGCAGCCGCCTGTTCAACCACCTGCGCCGCGTCGCGGGAGCCGGCTCCCGGGTTACCACCGAGATGCACCTGCGGGGCCTCTCCGGGGAGACCCTCCCGGTGCGGGTGGACACCACCCTCTCCGAGCCCCAGGAATCGTCCCCCACCTACCTCACCACCCTCACCGACATATCCGAGCAGAAGCGCCTGGAGGCGGAGAACCGCCGCCACTACCGGGAGCTGGAGCAGCTATCACGGGCCGCGCTGGTGGGCGAGATCGCCTCCACCCTGGCCCATGACCTGAACCAGCCGCTCGCGGCCATCAACAACTATGCTGCGGCGGCCCAGAACGACCTCTCGGCGTCCCGCTCCAACCACGAGCGCGCCCGGGAGGCCATCGCCAAGCTCACCGAGCAGGTGGGCTACGCCGGCGACCTGATCCGCTCGGTGCGAGAGATGCTGCGGCCGAGCGATTCCATTCAGGAAACCATCGACCTGAACCGGGTTATCGAGGACTCCCGGCGGCTGGTCAAGAAGTTCGCCGAGGAGCACCAAACGGCGCTATGCATGGAGCTGGCCGAGGACCTGCCGCCGGTCACCGGGAACGCCACCCAGCTCAAGCAGGTGGTGGTGAACCTGGCCATCAACGCCGTGGAGGCCTACGAGGGAACGGGGGCGAAACGGCCGGAAGTACGCTTCCGCACCAGCCGGGGCCTCTCGGGGGAGATCCTGGTGGAGGTCACCGACCAGGCGGGCGGCATGGACGAGGAGACCCGGGAGAACCTGTTCAAGCCCTTCTACTCCACCAAGAGCGAGGGGCTCGGCATGGGCCTCGCCATCTGCCGGACCATCGTGGAGAGCCACGGCGGCTCGCTCTGGGCGGTACTCCACGAGCAAGGGGGCACCACCATGGGCTTCAAGGTTCCCGGCCCCAAGGAGGACCCCGACGCCGCGGCGGACTAGCCGCCCGCCTCAGGAGCGCTGCATGCGCTCCAGGGCCTGGCGCAGGGAGTCCATGGTCGGCGGCTTGAGCAGGTAGTCGTCGAATAGCTCGGCCGGCTCTCCCTCCACCAACAGCAGCCGCTGCGGGCGGTATTCCTCCTCCCCGTAGGACCGCGTCCGCAGGCGCATGGAGGGGCGCTCAGGCCCGCGGGAACCGTTTCTCGCTGCGTACTGATTCGACCCGCTTTTCGGTGAGCGCCCGAGCGCCCATTCCCTGGTGGATAAGGTACCGACGGCGCCACCCCGCGGGTACGGCTCCCGCAGAACAAGGCGCTGTGCCTATCCGAGCCCTCCTTCCTCTGAGCGGGCGCCGCGACGTTCGGCGCGTCAGTCCCAAAGGCCGGGGAGCACCGGCGCGCCGCTGCGCAGGTAGGCGTGGAAATCCTCCTCTGCCATGGGTCGCCCGAACAGGTAGCCCTGTCCCGAGCCGCAGCCCCAGGCCTTGACCCGCTCGGCCTGGTCCCGGGTCTCGATGCCTTCGGCAACCGTACTCAGATTGAGCGAGGAAGCCATCAGCAGGATGGTTTCGGTGATGGTGCGACTCTGGGTATTCCAGGCCAGGTCCTGGACGAAGGATTTGTCGATCTTCAGGGTCTTCACCGGCAGCTGCTTGAGGTTGATCAGGGAGGAATAGCCGGTCCCGAAGTCGTCCACGGCGAACTGGATGCCCCGCCGGTTCAGGGCGGCCATTTTGTTCGGCACGGAGGGGTCCTCCAGCAGTACGGTCTCGGTGATCTCAAGGATCACCATCCATCCCGGGAGCCCGGACGATTCCAGGGCGCCCTCCACCTGCTCCACGAACCCGGGATGGGCGAACTGCCGGGGACTGACGTTGACCGCCAGGTGCCAGTCCCGGGGCAGCATGCCCCGCCGCCGCCATGCCTCGGCCCGTTGCAGGGCCTGCTGGAGTATCCAGCCGCCCAGCGGGACGATGAAGCCGTTCTGCTCCGCCAGCGGGATGAAGACGTCGGGGCCCACGGATCCGCGCTCCGGATGATTCCAGCGCACCAGGACCTCGGCACCGGAGACCCGACCGTCCCCGAGCTCCACCAGCGGCTGGAAGTGCAGATCCAGCTCGCCGTTCAGAATGCCCAGCCGCAGCTCCTGCCCCAGGGAAAGCCGTTCCTGGATCGCCGCCAGGGCCTCGGGACGGAAGAATCGGATCTGGCCCTTGCCGGCCTGCTTCGCCTCGTACATGGCAGAATCCGCGCGGCGCAGCACCTCGTCGGCCCGCTCCCCCGCCTCCACCGGGAAGAGGGAGATGCCCTGGCTGACGTTGAGGTGGAGACTGGTGTCGGCCACGGCCACCGGGGCTTCCATGGCCTCCTGCAGGCGCTCGGCCACCTGCTGGGCGGCATGGCCCGCCGCCTCCAGGGAATCGCCGAGATGGGGCAGAAGGATCACGAACTCGTCGCCGCCGAAGCGGGCCATGGTGTCCTCGGCCCGCAGCTCCCTTATCAGCCGCCCGGTAAGGGCCTTCAGCACCTCATCGCCCACGGAGTGGCCCATGCTGTCGTTGACGGGCTTGAAGTCGTCCAGGTCGAGGAACAGGAGCCCGCCCACCAGTTGGTGCCGCTTGGCCCGCTCCACCTCCTCGCCCAGGCGCTCCACCAGCAGGGCCCGGTTGGCCAGGCCGGTCAAGGGGTCGCGGTAGGACAGGCGGGCCACTTCCACCTCGTGGGCCTTGCGCTCCGTGAGGTCCGTGCCGAAGCCGATCAGATAGGGCCGCTGATTGAGCGTCACCCGACGGCTCTGGAAATGGTAGGGAATGGGGGGCTTGCTCCGGGACAGGACCCAGGCCTCGGCCGTGTTCTCCCCCGCCTCGAAGACCTCGCGCATGCGCTGCCTGATGGCGGAGCGGTCCTCCTCCCGGATGAAGGCCAGGGGCCCCCGCTCCTGAAGCTCCTTCCCGGAGGCGCCCGTCACCCGTTCCATATTCTGGTTCCAGCGGACGAGCTGCAGGTCCTCGTCAATGACGTAGAACAGGCCCGGCAGGCTGTCTGTCATGGCCCGGTTGAAGTCCCGCTCCTGCCGCAGGCTCCGGTGCACCACCTTCTCTTCGGTAACATCCCGGAAATGGCAGGAATAGTGGGCCGGCTGCCCCCGGTGGTCCGCATGGCACTGCACCACCCCCACTACCGGCACCTCCTCGCCGCTCGCCGTGAGAACGGCCAGCTCGCCCTCCCAGGGACGTCCAGAGGCGGACTGGGGCATAGCCACCCCGCTCAGGAAGGCCCAGGCCCATTGCGGGTGGAGCTCCTCCAGGTACCGGGCCCGCACCTCCCCGTCGGGGGACCCGGAGACCAATTCCCGGGCCGCCCGGTTCAGGTAGATCAACCGTCGCTCGGCATCGGCGATCCCCACGAAGTCCGGGGTGCTCTCGACGATCTGGGCGAGGCGGTCCCGGGAGCGGGCCGTCTCCTCCGCCTCCGTGACATCGGTGAAGAAGCCCTCCAGGAAGGTCCCGCCGCTGTCCGGGTCCGGGACCGGGCGGCCCCGCTCCCAGATCCAGCGAATCCCGTCCTCGGGGTCCCGCAGGCGATAGCGCACTTCGTATGGGGCCCCCTCGGCCACCGCCGCCTGGACCCGGCCCCAGACCGCCTCGCGGTCCTCCTCGTGGATCAGCCGGGCATAGGGATAGTGCCGACGGAACCGCAACGCTTCCGGATAGGCGGATGTCGAGGCTTCGGCCCCGAAGCTGAGGGGCTCCATGGTCCAGTCAGGATCGTTGCGGCACCGGAACACCGTTCCGGGGATGTTGGCCAGCAGGTTGCGCTGCTCCCGCTCCCGGAAGCGCAGCCGCCGCCAGACCGGCGTGATCTGGGCCAGGTAGAGCCCCGCCCCCGCCAGCCCCACCACCAGGCCGATGGCCCCGCTCAGCAGGCCGGAGGACCAGAACGGCGCCCGGATCTCCCGGAGCGGGAGGTTCGCCACCAGGCCCATATCCAGGCCCGGAAGCGGCGCGTACGCCGCCAGCACCCGGGCACCCCGGTAATCCCTGCCCACCATGACCCCCGTGCCGCCCCTAAGCGCCCTGGACAGGGCCTCCGCCCGCCCGGCGCTCCGGGGGACACTGATGGCAGCACCGGACGCTTCCGGGCTCCGCAGGGGGATCTCCAGTCGCTCTCCGGAACGCTCGCCGACCAGAATCTCCCCCCGCTTGCCGAAGCCGTCGAGCCGGGCCAGTCCCCGCCGGATCTGCGACAGAGTGGCCCGGCCGGCGCCGCCCGGCTGCCCCTCGGGAAGCCGTGCCTGGGTCCGGCGATCGAAGGCGGTCACCGCCTCGATCAGCGCGGCGCTGCTGCGCACCATGTCCCGGAGCCGGGCGCGCTGCTCTTCCATGCCGCTCTCGTACAGGAGATAAACCCCCGCGCAGGACCCCAGGACCGGCAATGTCAGGAGCAGAAGGGTTATTAGAATCGTTCGGGGCGGGAAGCCGCAATTCATCTATGGGGGATCAACCGAATAACCGAGCATGTCAGGCGGTTTTTACATTCGCCCCCTATCGGAAACAATACGAGAAAACTCGTACGGCCGGAACCACTCTGTGTTTTCCAACTACATCAAATCGAGCTTCCGGACACTGTATAGAGCGGAAGTCCATTTTCCACAAGAATCGGATTCTACCCGGGAACGCGTCGAGAACCGGTGCTCCGCATGCCGGGCTCCGCATGCTTGCGGCGCGCTAACCCGATCGCTCCCGGGCCAGCTCCCCGATCCGCCGCAGGGCCCGCTCGAAGTTCCCATTCCAGGGCTGCGCGCAATTGAGCCGGAGGAAATTCCGGAACCGCTGCGTGGGCGAGAACATGGGGCCGGGCGCTATGCTGATCCCTTCCGCGAGCGCGGCCTGATAGAGCGCCAGGGAATCCACTTCGGCGGGCAGCTCCACCCAGAGGACGAATCCACCCTCGGGATCCGTCTGGCGCGTGCCCTCCGGGAAATAGCGCGCAACCGCGCGGCGCACCCGGGCCACGGCGCGGGCGTATTCGCCGCGCACCCGGCGCAGGTAGCGGTCGTATCCGCCCCTCGCCAGGAAATCCGCCGCCGCAAAGCCCGGGAAGGCAGGCGTGGCGGCGCTGGCGGCGTACTTCAGATATTCCAGGCGGTCCCGAAAGCGGCCGGGTGCTGCCCAGCCCACCCGCAGTCCCGGGGACAGGGTCTTGGAGAAGGAGCCGCAGTACAGGACCCCGCCGCGGTCCTCGTAGGCCTTGGCCGCCCAGGGGCGCGGCGCCTCGAAGGCCAGGTCGCCGTAGACGTCGTCCTCGATAAGCGGCACGCCCCGTTCCTCCAGCAACGCTACCACCTCGCGCTTGCGCCCCTCCGAGGCGCGGTGGCCGAGCGGGTTGCCGAAGTTGGGCATGAGCATGGCCGCCGCCACCGGCCACTGTTCCAGGGCGAGGGCCAGGGCCTCCGGCGAGATCCCTTCGTCCGGGTCGGTGGGGATCTCCAGGGCCCGCATGCCCTGTCCCTCGATGGCCTGAAGCAGCCCATAGAAGGTGGGCGACTCGATGGCCACCACGTCGCCCGGCTCGGCCACGGCACGCAGGGAAAGCACCAGGGCCTCCTGCGCGCCGTTGGTGACCACGATCTCCTCGGGGGAGAGGCGGCAGCCGGCATCCGCCATGCGGCGGGCGATCTGCTGGCGCAGCTCCACGGGTCCCGGCGGGAAGAGATAATCCGTGGCCCGACCCGGGTAGCGACGCGGCACCCCCGAGAAGGCCCGCTGCAGCCCGTGGGTGGGCAGGAACTCCGCGTGGGGAACCGCCGCGCCAAGCTGGACCGTG
This is a stretch of genomic DNA from Thiohalorhabdus sp. Cl-TMA. It encodes these proteins:
- a CDS encoding two-component system sensor histidine kinase NtrB, which encodes MSYSMTAENENPSHGATPDSSDPGSERPDSQRQGSLLAYQRELELQNAVLHETQEALEAARNRYMDLYDSAPVGFVTLSPNGLIREANLTAAEMLGKDRRNLLGRPLTAFLAHGHSSRLFNHLRRVAGAGSRVTTEMHLRGLSGETLPVRVDTTLSEPQESSPTYLTTLTDISEQKRLEAENRRHYRELEQLSRAALVGEIASTLAHDLNQPLAAINNYAAAAQNDLSASRSNHERAREAIAKLTEQVGYAGDLIRSVREMLRPSDSIQETIDLNRVIEDSRRLVKKFAEEHQTALCMELAEDLPPVTGNATQLKQVVVNLAINAVEAYEGTGAKRPEVRFRTSRGLSGEILVEVTDQAGGMDEETRENLFKPFYSTKSEGLGMGLAICRTIVESHGGSLWAVLHEQGGTTMGFKVPGPKEDPDAAAD
- a CDS encoding EAL and GGDEF domain-containing protein — protein: MEEQRARLRDMVRSSAALIEAVTAFDRRTQARLPEGQPGGAGRATLSQIRRGLARLDGFGKRGEILVGERSGERLEIPLRSPEASGAAISVPRSAGRAEALSRALRGGTGVMVGRDYRGARVLAAYAPLPGLDMGLVANLPLREIRAPFWSSGLLSGAIGLVVGLAGAGLYLAQITPVWRRLRFREREQRNLLANIPGTVFRCRNDPDWTMEPLSFGAEASTSAYPEALRFRRHYPYARLIHEEDREAVWGRVQAAVAEGAPYEVRYRLRDPEDGIRWIWERGRPVPDPDSGGTFLEGFFTDVTEAEETARSRDRLAQIVESTPDFVGIADAERRLIYLNRAARELVSGSPDGEVRARYLEELHPQWAWAFLSGVAMPQSASGRPWEGELAVLTASGEEVPVVGVVQCHADHRGQPAHYSCHFRDVTEEKVVHRSLRQERDFNRAMTDSLPGLFYVIDEDLQLVRWNQNMERVTGASGKELQERGPLAFIREEDRSAIRQRMREVFEAGENTAEAWVLSRSKPPIPYHFQSRRVTLNQRPYLIGFGTDLTERKAHEVEVARLSYRDPLTGLANRALLVERLGEEVERAKRHQLVGGLLFLDLDDFKPVNDSMGHSVGDEVLKALTGRLIRELRAEDTMARFGGDEFVILLPHLGDSLEAAGHAAQQVAERLQEAMEAPVAVADTSLHLNVSQGISLFPVEAGERADEVLRRADSAMYEAKQAGKGQIRFFRPEALAAIQERLSLGQELRLGILNGELDLHFQPLVELGDGRVSGAEVLVRWNHPERGSVGPDVFIPLAEQNGFIVPLGGWILQQALQRAEAWRRRGMLPRDWHLAVNVSPRQFAHPGFVEQVEGALESSGLPGWMVILEITETVLLEDPSVPNKMAALNRRGIQFAVDDFGTGYSSLINLKQLPVKTLKIDKSFVQDLAWNTQSRTITETILLMASSLNLSTVAEGIETRDQAERVKAWGCGSGQGYLFGRPMAEEDFHAYLRSGAPVLPGLWD
- a CDS encoding PLP-dependent aminotransferase family protein, which produces MAGFRYEEVAGSIAGQVEAGVYGPGDRLPGVRKLARQFGVSVSTVVAAQHLLEDRGVIEARPRSGYYVRLRPQRPPQAPERTRPEGQPTQVTGQALVLRVVQAANEPDTVQLGAAVPHAEFLPTHGLQRAFSGVPRRYPGRATDYLFPPGPVELRQQIARRMADAGCRLSPEEIVVTNGAQEALVLSLRAVAEPGDVVAIESPTFYGLLQAIEGQGMRALEIPTDPDEGISPEALALALEQWPVAAAMLMPNFGNPLGHRASEGRKREVVALLEERGVPLIEDDVYGDLAFEAPRPWAAKAYEDRGGVLYCGSFSKTLSPGLRVGWAAPGRFRDRLEYLKYAASAATPAFPGFAAADFLARGGYDRYLRRVRGEYARAVARVRRAVARYFPEGTRQTDPEGGFVLWVELPAEVDSLALYQAALAEGISIAPGPMFSPTQRFRNFLRLNCAQPWNGNFERALRRIGELARERSG